CCCCGTCCGGCCGGTCCAAGGGCGGCTTCTCCATGCTTCGGATCAGCGGGCCCGGGATGATGGTCTTTATCATCGCCTTCCTGGTCGCGGTCATCTTCGCCGCGAACCAGAACGACGTCGTGGGCTGGGTTGTCGCGGTCATCGCCGGCTTCTGGCTCGCGCTGGCGTCGTTCGTGGTATTCAGCATCCAGAAGGCCGCCAAAAAGGCGGGTGCCAAACTGACGGAAGCCCAGAATGCGTTCAACAGCGCCGCCGGCCGCGCGCCGTCGTCGGCCTCTGCTGACCATGGCGGCACCCGGGTGGTGGCCGAGCGGACCGAGGGAGACGAGGTCCGGGACCTCAAACTGGACCACTCCTTCAAGATTGTGCAGGTGCAGATCCGGGTGGTGGAGCAGGAACGGGCCAAAGGTGACGGCGCGGACCAGGACACCATTCGCCGGGCACTGGAGACCATCGAGATCACCGCAACGAACGCCCGGGACATGATCCGCTCCGCCGGCAGCACCGGGGACCCGGTCAGCGGAACCATCATCGACTAGAGTGGTGCGGGTGAGTTCGGCATTGAAGAAGGATCACCTTCGCATCGCATCAGTCAACGTCAACGGCCTCCGGGCTGCCTTCAAGAACGGCATGGCGGCCTGGCTGGAGCCCCGCGAAGTGGATATCCTCTGCCTCCAGGAGGTCCGGGCACCCGACGCGATCGTACGCCAGTTGCTGGGCGACGGCTGGCATATCCTCCATGCCGAAGCGGAAGCCAAAGGCCGTGCCGGCGTCGCCATTGCGTCGCGCGAAGAACCCCTGTACACCCGCAACGGCATCGGGGATGACTACTTCGCCACCGCCGGCCGCTGGGTGGAGGCTGATTTCCGCGTGAACGATGCCGCCGGAAACCCTGTTCAGCTGACGGTCGCCAGCGCCTACGTGCACTCCGGCGAGGCCGGAACTCCCAAGCAGGTGGACAAGTACCGCTTCCTGGACGTCATGAGCACCCGCCTGCCGGAGCTCACCAAGCACAGTGATCACGCACTCGTCGTGGGCGACCTCAACGTTGGCCACACCGAACGGGACATCCGGAACTGGAAGGGTAACGTCAGGAAAGCCGGCTTCCTGCCCGAGGAACGCGCCTACTTTGACCGCTTCTTCGGCGAGGACATCGGTTGGAGGGATGTTCATCGCGGCCTGGCAGGAGATGTGGACGGCCCGTACACCTGGTGGTCACAACGTGGCCAGGCGTTCGATAACGACACCGGTTGGCGCATCGACTACCACCTGGCCACACCGGACCTCGCAGCGGCCGCCGTCTCCGCAGTTGTGGACCGGGCGCCCTCGTGGGACACCCGCTTCTCTGACCATGCCCCGCTGGTAGTGGACTACCGGCTCTAAATCTTAAGGTTCCAACGAATGACCAGCTCACCTTCACAGGGCCGCAAACGGATTCTTTCCGGCGCCAAGCCCACAGCCGACTCCCTGCACCTGGGCAACTACATCGGTGCCGTCCGCAACTGGGTGGACATGCAGTCCGCCTACGACGCCGTGTTCTTCATCCCCGATCTGCACGCCATCACCGTGGACTTCGACCCGGCCGAACTCAGCAACCGCACCCGCGTGGTGGCGGCCCAGTACATCGCGGCCGGCATTGATCCGGACAAGAGCATCTTCTTCGTCCAGTCACACGTCCCCGAGCACGCGCAGCTGGCGTGGGCGCTGAACTGCATCACCGGCTTCGGCGAAGCCTCCCGCATGACCCAGTTCAAGGACAAAACACAGAAGGCCGGCGCCGACGCCGCCACCCTGGGGCTCTTCGCCTACCCCACCCTGATGGCCGCGGACATCCTGCTGTACCAGACCGACCTGGTGCCGGTTGGTGAGGACCAGCGCCAGCACCTGGAGCTGACCCGGAACCTGGCCCAGCGGTTCAACACACGCTTCGGCGAGACCTTCACCGTGCCCGAGGCCACCATCCTCAAGGAAAGCGCGAAGATCTACGACCTGCAGAACCCCACCGCCAAGATGTCGAAAACGGGGGAGTCACCCAACGGCTCCATCCAGCTCCTGGAAGACCCCAAGGTGGCCGCCAAGCGCATCAAGTCGGCGGTGACGGATACCGGCACGGAGATCCGGTTCGACCTCGAAGAAAAGCCGGGCATCTCCAACCTGCTGACCATCTATTCCTCCCTGACCGGCAAACCGGTGCCGGAGCTCGAGGCCGAGTACCAAGGCAAAATGTATGGCCACCTGAAGGTGGATCTCGCCGAAGTCATGGTGGACTTCATCACGCCGCTGCGAAACCGCACCAACGAGCTGATGGCGGATCCGGCCGAGCTGGACAGGCTGCTTGCCCAGGGCGCGGAGCGTGCCCGCGAGATCGCTTCGGTGACGCTCAGCCAGGTCTATGAGCGGATGGGTTTCCTGCCCTCACTGCGCCTGGCCGGAGTCCGCTAGAGCAATGCCGGCCGCGAGGACTGTCAGCGAAGGAGTGAGCGTCGGCGTCATTCTGGGGTTCCCGCCTGCCATCGCGGCGGAACTTCAGCGGTGGCGGGCTTCGTTCGGTGATCCGATGGCCGGGGTGGTCCCCGCCCACATCACGCTGGTCACCACCACCCCCACCGACGACTGGGAAGCCACCCGCGCCCACGTCCATGAGGTGGCCCGCAACCAGGCCCCGTTTATGGTGACCATTTCCGGTACGGGGACTTTCCGGCCGGTTTCCCCGGTGGTTTACATCAACGTGGAAGAGGGCTTCGACGCCTGCGTGGAGCTGCACGAGAAACTTCAGACCGGCCCGCTCCAACGGGACCTGCCGTTTTCGTACCATCCCCATGTCACCATCGCCCACGATGTTGCCCCGGAGAGCCTCGATCAGGCCGAAACGGTGCTCGAAAGCTACAGGGCCACCTTCCCTGTGGTTAGCATGGGACTCTACGAGCATGATGCTGACGGCATCTGGCAGCTACGGGAAGAGTTGGACTTTGGGACCGAAACTGACGACGACGGCGGGGGCGGCGGCACCACGAAAGACGCCGACGCAAACGGAGCCACCGCTTCCCACTGAGCAGGCGCGCCTGAAGCTGGCCGTCATCCAAAAAAGGATGGAGTGGGGCAAGGCCAGAAGATCCGACGGCGGCCCGCTGGCCAGCCTCATGGCGCTGGTCCAGTGGCTGCTCGCCCGGCTTAACGCCTTCCGGCCGATGCGTGCATGGCAGCACTACAACCTCCAGCACGGCCCGCTCATGAGTGCCGGCATCGGCTTCAACATGTTCTTCTCCATCACGGGCCTGCTGGCGACGGGATTCTCCATTGCCGGCCTGGTGCTGCAGGGCCAGCCTGCACTGCTGGACAACATCATCAGCAGCGTGGCCCAAAGTGCGCCCGGCCTGCTGAAAGTCAATGGCGGCGCAGGCCTGGTGGATCCCAAGGACCTGCTGAACCCGACCGGCCTGGGCTGGACCGCCGTGATCGCAGCGGTGGTCACCGTGATCACATCCCTGGGATGGATCGCCGGGCTGCGTGACGGCCTGCGCGGCGTGGTGCAGCTGCCGCCACTGAAACTCAACATCATCCTGATGAAGCTGCGGGACGCGGGCACCCTGCTGCTGCTGGGCGTGGCCCTGGTCATCAGCGCGGGCGCGTCGCTGGTGTTCGGCACCGCCGCCGGATGGGTCAGCGACTTCCTCCACCTGGACCCCGTTATCGCCGGTCCGCTGACCACGCTGATCAAGATCGGTGTGCCGCTGGTGCTCAGCTGGGTGACCGCCGTCGTGATGTTCCGCCTGGCGGGCGGGCTGAAGCTCTCCCGGCGTGCGCTGCTGGAAGGGACCATCCTGGCCGCGGTGGGCACCACCATTCTGCAGGTCTTCAGCACTGAACTGCTCGCCGGTGCCGGCCGGAACCCCATCCTGGCACCGTTCGCCATCATCATCGGCCTGCTGATCTGGTTCAACCTGGTCAGCCAGGTCTACCTGGTGTCGGCCGCCTGGTCAGTTGTCCGCGAAGCGGACCTCACGAGCGCGCCTGCCGGTCACGAGAAGGGGCTCTGGGGCTCCCGCCACATCCAGCCCGGCAAGACGCCCGTGGAGCGCGACGGCGGTCCCGCCGCTAGTGCCCGGCGTCCAGGTATTGGTCGGCCCAGGCAGAAATGATCCGGGCGGCACGGGCTGCCTGACCCTTGCCGGTCAGCAGGTGGTCGCTGCCTTCGAGTGAGATGAAGTTCCGCGGGTGGCGGGCGGTTTGGAAGATGGTGCTGGCGTTTTCGATGCCCACCGTGTTGTCCGTGGGGGAGTGCAGCACCATCAGGGGCTTGTGCAGTTGCCGGATGCAGTCCGTAAGGTCCGCGTTCTCCAGGTCCTCCACAAAATGCTTCCGGATCTCCACGCGTTTCCCGCCCAGATCCACTTCGGCGCTGCCCTCGCTGAGGATCCTGTCCAGGGCGGCGTCGAACACGTGCGCCACATGCTTGGGGGAGAACGGGGCACCTACGGTTGCGACGGCGTCGAGCTCGGGAATCTGCCTGGCCGCGGACAGTACGGCTGCACCGCCAAAGGAGTGGCCCACCAGCAGCGAAATTTGCTTGCCCTGCGCGCGCATGAACTCCGCAGCCCTCACCGTGTCCGCCACCTTGTGGCTGAAGGAGCCCTCGGACCAGTGGCCGGCGGACTCGCCCAGCCCCAGATTGTCGAAGCGCAGCATGCCGATCCCGCTGTCGGCCAAGGCCTTGCACATCCTGGACGCGGACGGGCTGTCCTTGCCCAGGGTGAAGCCGTGGGAGAACAGGCCCCAGCCGCGAACCGGCCCCTCCGGAAGGTCAATGATGCCGGAGAGGAGCTCGCCGGTGGTTCCTTCGAAGCTGACTTTTTCAGAGCGGGACATCGTGTGCTGCTTTCGTGGGTGCTGTCAGGAGTTAAACCACGACGGCGCCTATCACCACAAAGGTGGGAGACGCCGTCGTATGCAAAACTGAAAATTAGACCTTGCGCGAGAGGATTGCCTGCTTGACCTCGGCAATGGCCTGGGTCACCTGAATGCCGCGGGGGCATGCTTCGGTGCAGTTGAAGGTGGTGCGGCAGCGCCACACACCTTCCTTGTCGTTCAGGATCTCCAGGCGCATGTCACCGGCGTCATCACGGGAATCGAAGATGAAGCGGTGCGCGTTGACGATCGCGGCCGGCCCGAAGTACTGGCCATCGGTCCAGAACACGGGGCAGGACGAGGTGCACGCAGCGCACAGGATGCACTTGGTGGTGTCGTCGAACCGCTCGCGGTCCTCGGCGGACTGCAGGCGTTCCTTGGTGGGCTCGTGGCCCTTGTTGATCAGGAAGGGCATGACTTCGCGGAACGACTGGAAGAACGGCTCCATGTCCACAATAAGGTCCTTCTCCACCGGCAGGCCCTTGATGGGCTCGACCGTGATGGGCTTGGACGTATCCAAGTCCTTCAGGAGGGTCTTGCAGGCCAGGCGATTGCGGCCGTTGATGCGCATGGCATCGGAACCGCAGACACCGTGGGCGCAGGAACGGCGGAACGAGACGCTGCCGTCGATTTCCCACTTGACTTTGTGCAGGGCATCCAGCACGCGGTCGGTGCCGTACATGGTCACCTTGAAGTCATCCCACGTGGCGTCCTCGGACACCTCGGGGTTGTAGCGGCGCACACGCAGCGTGACGTCGAAGGAAGGGATGTCCCCGCCCCCGCCGACGCCGGCGGGCAGTTCGATCTTTGAGGCTGGCTCAGCGAGTTCAGCGGTCATCTTAGTACTTCCTCACCATCGGCTCGTAGCGCGTAAAGACCACCGGTTTGGTGGCAAGTCGGATGCCCGCGATTGACTCGGCGGAACCATCCGCCGGTGCGTGGTCATCCTTGTACGCCATGGAGTGCTTCATGAATTTTTCGTCGTCACGTTCCGGGAAGTCCTCGCGGAAGTGTCCGCCGCGGGATTCCTCACGGTGCAGCGCTGCTACGGTCATGACCTTGGCCAGCTCCAGCAGGAAGCCCAGCTCGACAGCTTCGAGCAGGTCCAGGTTGAAGCGCTTGCCCTTGTCCTGGACGCTGATGTTCTTGTAGCGGGCTTCGAAGGACTCGATGTCCCGCAGAACCTGGTTCAGCGTGTCTGCAGTGCGGAACACCTGCATGTTGGCGTCCATGGTGTCCTGCAGGTCCTTACGGATCAGGGCCACCTTTTCGTCGCCGGTGCCGTTGCGGGCAATGTTCAGCAGATCGATGGTGTAGGCCTCCGGGTCTTCGGGGAGTTCCACGAAGTCGGCGGTCTTGGAGTACTCGGCCGCTGCAATGCCGGCGCGCTTGCCGAACACGTTGATGTCAAGCAGTGAGTTGGTGCCCAGGCGGTTGGAGCCGTGGACGGACACGCATGCCACTTCACCGGCGGCGTACAGGCCCGGGATCACGGTGTCGTTGTCCTGCAGGACCTCGGCGCTGATGTTGGTGGGGATGCCGCCCATGGCGTAGTGCGCCGTGGGGAACACGGGAACCGGTTCCGTGTAGGGCTCCACACCAAGGTAGGTGCGGGCAAACTCGGTGATGTCCGGGAGCTTGGCGTCGATGTGCGCCGGCTCCAGGTGGGTCAGGTCCAGGAGGACGTAGTCCTTGTTCGGGCCGCAGCCGCGGCCTTCGCGGACTTCATTGGCCATGGAGCGGGCCACGATGTCACGCGGTGCGAGGTCCTTGATGGTGGGTGCATAGCGCTCCATGAAGCGCTCACCCTCGGAGTTACGCAGGATGGCGCCCTCACCGCGGGCTGCTTCGGAGAGCAGGATGCCGAGGCCGGCAAGGCCTGTCGGGTGGAACTGGAAGAACTCCATGTCTTCCAGCGGGATGCCGCGGCGGAAGGCGATTCCCATGCCGTCACCGGTGAGGGTGTGGGCGTTGGAGGTGGTCTTGAAGACCTTGCCCGCGCCGCCGGAGGCGAACACCACGGACTTGGCCTGGAAGACGTGCAGCTCACCGGAGGCGAGGTCGTAGGACACAACCCCGGCCACGCGCTTCTGCTTGTACGGTGTGCCGTCCTCGCGGACGGCGTCTTCCTCGACCGTCAGCAGGTCCAGGACGTAGTACTCGTTGTAGAACTCCACATTGTGCTTGACGCAGTTTTGGTACAGCGTCTGCAGGATCATGTGGCCGGTGCGGTCTGCGGCGTAGCAGGCGCGGCGGACCGGTGCCTTGCCGTGATCGCGGGTGTGGCCGCCGAAGCGGCGCTGGTCGATCCGGCCCTCAGGCGTGCGGTTGAACGGCAGGCCCATCTTCTCAAGGTCCAGCACGGCGTCGATGGCTTCCTTTGCCATCACCTCCGCGGCGTCCTGGTCAACCAGGTAGTCGCCGCCCTTGACGGTGTCGAAGGTGTGCCATTCCCAGTTGTCTTCCTCGACGTTGGCAAGGGCCGCGCACATGCCGCCCTGCGCCGCACCGGTGTGCGAGCGGGTGGGGTAGAGCTTGGTCAGTACTGCTGTGCGCGCGCGCTGACCGGATTCGATCGCGGCGCGCATGCCAGCGCCACCGGCACCGACGATGACGACGTCGTACTTATGGACCTGCATACTTTGGCGCTCTTTCTCTCAAAATTCGCAATAAAACAACGGGCAGGCGTTACCTGCGCCGCAAAACGCAGGCCGTGGCCCGTGGGGCGACGGCCAGGATGTGGCTAGGCGGGGCAGAAGCCGCCGGGCAGCGGGACACCGTTAACTACGGGGCACGGGTTGAACGTGAAGATCACCAGGGTACCCAGGACGATAATCACAGCAGTGGCCGCGTACAGGACGATCTTGAGCCAGAGACGGGTGGAGTCCTTCTCGGCGTAATCGTTGATGATGGTGCGGACGCCGTTGGTGCCGTGCAGCATGGCCAGCCACAGCATGGCGAGGTCCCAGATCTGCCAGAACGGGTCAGCCCACTTGCCGGCGACGAAGCCGAAGTCGATGGCGTGGATGCCTTCGCCCACCAGGAGGTTCACGAAGAGGTGGCCGAAGATCAGCACCACCAGGACAACGCCGGAGAGGCGCATGAACAGCCACGCCAGCATTTCGAAGTTGCCCTTGGATCCGCCGCTGCGGCGGTACCGCGGTGAGATCTTCCCGCTGCGGGGGCTGTCGATAGTTGCAGTCATGGCTTAGTGACCTCCAAGAGCGAGGGAAAGGTGGCGGATGGAGAAGCCGACCATCACAACTACCCACAGGGCCAGGACGGTCCACAGCATCTGGCGCTGGTACTTTGCGCCCTTCTTCCAGAAGTCCACGGCGATGATACGCAGGCCGTTGAAGGCGTGGAAAACGATGGCGGCAACCAGGCCCGTTTCACCCAGGGCCATGAGGGGGTTCTTGTATGCACCGATGACTGCGGTGTAAGCCTCGGGGGACACACGCACCAATGAGGTGTCCAGCACATGGACCAACAAGAAGAAAAAAATCACTACACCGGTAATGCGGTGTCCTACCCAGGACCACTGGCCTTCACGGCCGCGGTACAAGGTGCCAGCTGGTTTCGTCGGCACTGATAAACCTCCCTGCAACACAGCGGCGCTGGCATGAGATCCACGCGGGGGGAACGCCTGCTGCGAGAGCACTCGTAGCTCAGAGCCTAAATGTAGGCTTCGCTAACAGCTTATTCAATTTAGGAACCACTTGGTGACCCCGCAATGCCGGTGTTTTGGTTTTAATTGAGACGAAGCCCACACTTCGGGGGCCGAAGAACCTCCGCTGGCGCCGCCACAGCGGGGACCGGGAGGCCGGTCGGCTAAAGTAGGCGTTGATGAGTACAGACCAAGTGACAAGCCCGGCATCACCCCTTGACCGTTTTATCGCGGTGATTCCGGCAGGCGGAGTGGGGACCCGCCTCTGGCCCCTGTCACGTGCAGCAGCTCCCAAGTTCCTTCACGATCTCACCGGTTCGGGCAGCACGTTGCTGCGTGCCACGTATGACCGGCTGGAGCCCCTCGCGGGCCGGCGGGTCCTGGTGGTCACCGGCACCGCGCACCGGGCCGCCGTGTGCCGCCAGCTGCCTGAGGTGCAGGACGCCGACCTGGTGCTTGAGAGCGAGCCCAAGGATTCCGGCGCCGCGATCGGGCTGGCCGCCGCCATCCTGCACGAACGCGATCCGGATACCATCATGGGTTCGTTCGCCGCGGATCAGGTGATCAGCCCGGACAACCTCTTCCAGGCGGCGGTGCGCGAGGCTATTTATACGGCGGCTGCCGGCAAGATCGTGACCATCGGCATTAAACCCACGCACCCGTCCACCGGCTTTGGCTACATCCGGGCGGGGCAGGAGCTCCACATCGAAGGTGCACCCAGCGCGCAGGCCGTGGTGGAGTTCGTGGAGAAGCCGGACGAGGAAGTTGCCCAGCAGTACGTGGACAGCGGCGAGTACGTCTGGAACGCCGGCATGTTCGTGGCGCCGGTGGCGTTGATGCTCAAGCACCTTGAGGCCAACCAGCCCGAGCTATTCAAGGGTTTGTTGGAGATTGCCCAGGCCTGGGACACTCCGGACCGTGACGCCGTGACCGCCCGCGTCTGGCCCACCCTGCCCAAGATTGCCATCGACTACGCCGTGGCTGAACCGGCTGCGGCCGCCGGCGACGTCGCCGTGGTGCCGGGCACTTTCGGCTGGGACGACGTCGGGGATTTTGCTTCGGTGGGCAGGCTCAACAGCGCGCGCGAAGTGGACGACGTCACGGTCATCGGTGAGGGCGCCCGCGTCTTTACGGAGA
The window above is part of the Pseudarthrobacter sp. IC2-21 genome. Proteins encoded here:
- a CDS encoding exodeoxyribonuclease III, yielding MSSALKKDHLRIASVNVNGLRAAFKNGMAAWLEPREVDILCLQEVRAPDAIVRQLLGDGWHILHAEAEAKGRAGVAIASREEPLYTRNGIGDDYFATAGRWVEADFRVNDAAGNPVQLTVASAYVHSGEAGTPKQVDKYRFLDVMSTRLPELTKHSDHALVVGDLNVGHTERDIRNWKGNVRKAGFLPEERAYFDRFFGEDIGWRDVHRGLAGDVDGPYTWWSQRGQAFDNDTGWRIDYHLATPDLAAAAVSAVVDRAPSWDTRFSDHAPLVVDYRL
- the trpS gene encoding tryptophan--tRNA ligase; this translates as MTSSPSQGRKRILSGAKPTADSLHLGNYIGAVRNWVDMQSAYDAVFFIPDLHAITVDFDPAELSNRTRVVAAQYIAAGIDPDKSIFFVQSHVPEHAQLAWALNCITGFGEASRMTQFKDKTQKAGADAATLGLFAYPTLMAADILLYQTDLVPVGEDQRQHLELTRNLAQRFNTRFGETFTVPEATILKESAKIYDLQNPTAKMSKTGESPNGSIQLLEDPKVAAKRIKSAVTDTGTEIRFDLEEKPGISNLLTIYSSLTGKPVPELEAEYQGKMYGHLKVDLAEVMVDFITPLRNRTNELMADPAELDRLLAQGAERAREIASVTLSQVYERMGFLPSLRLAGVR
- a CDS encoding 2'-5' RNA ligase family protein, giving the protein MPAARTVSEGVSVGVILGFPPAIAAELQRWRASFGDPMAGVVPAHITLVTTTPTDDWEATRAHVHEVARNQAPFMVTISGTGTFRPVSPVVYINVEEGFDACVELHEKLQTGPLQRDLPFSYHPHVTIAHDVAPESLDQAETVLESYRATFPVVSMGLYEHDADGIWQLREELDFGTETDDDGGGGGTTKDADANGATASH
- a CDS encoding YihY/virulence factor BrkB family protein: MEWGKARRSDGGPLASLMALVQWLLARLNAFRPMRAWQHYNLQHGPLMSAGIGFNMFFSITGLLATGFSIAGLVLQGQPALLDNIISSVAQSAPGLLKVNGGAGLVDPKDLLNPTGLGWTAVIAAVVTVITSLGWIAGLRDGLRGVVQLPPLKLNIILMKLRDAGTLLLLGVALVISAGASLVFGTAAGWVSDFLHLDPVIAGPLTTLIKIGVPLVLSWVTAVVMFRLAGGLKLSRRALLEGTILAAVGTTILQVFSTELLAGAGRNPILAPFAIIIGLLIWFNLVSQVYLVSAAWSVVREADLTSAPAGHEKGLWGSRHIQPGKTPVERDGGPAASARRPGIGRPRQK
- a CDS encoding alpha/beta hydrolase family protein, coding for MSRSEKVSFEGTTGELLSGIIDLPEGPVRGWGLFSHGFTLGKDSPSASRMCKALADSGIGMLRFDNLGLGESAGHWSEGSFSHKVADTVRAAEFMRAQGKQISLLVGHSFGGAAVLSAARQIPELDAVATVGAPFSPKHVAHVFDAALDRILSEGSAEVDLGGKRVEIRKHFVEDLENADLTDCIRQLHKPLMVLHSPTDNTVGIENASTIFQTARHPRNFISLEGSDHLLTGKGQAARAARIISAWADQYLDAGH
- a CDS encoding succinate dehydrogenase iron-sulfur subunit, translating into MTAELAEPASKIELPAGVGGGGDIPSFDVTLRVRRYNPEVSEDATWDDFKVTMYGTDRVLDALHKVKWEIDGSVSFRRSCAHGVCGSDAMRINGRNRLACKTLLKDLDTSKPITVEPIKGLPVEKDLIVDMEPFFQSFREVMPFLINKGHEPTKERLQSAEDRERFDDTTKCILCAACTSSCPVFWTDGQYFGPAAIVNAHRFIFDSRDDAGDMRLEILNDKEGVWRCRTTFNCTEACPRGIQVTQAIAEVKQAILSRKV
- the sdhA gene encoding succinate dehydrogenase flavoprotein subunit, with amino-acid sequence MQVHKYDVVIVGAGGAGMRAAIESGQRARTAVLTKLYPTRSHTGAAQGGMCAALANVEEDNWEWHTFDTVKGGDYLVDQDAAEVMAKEAIDAVLDLEKMGLPFNRTPEGRIDQRRFGGHTRDHGKAPVRRACYAADRTGHMILQTLYQNCVKHNVEFYNEYYVLDLLTVEEDAVREDGTPYKQKRVAGVVSYDLASGELHVFQAKSVVFASGGAGKVFKTTSNAHTLTGDGMGIAFRRGIPLEDMEFFQFHPTGLAGLGILLSEAARGEGAILRNSEGERFMERYAPTIKDLAPRDIVARSMANEVREGRGCGPNKDYVLLDLTHLEPAHIDAKLPDITEFARTYLGVEPYTEPVPVFPTAHYAMGGIPTNISAEVLQDNDTVIPGLYAAGEVACVSVHGSNRLGTNSLLDINVFGKRAGIAAAEYSKTADFVELPEDPEAYTIDLLNIARNGTGDEKVALIRKDLQDTMDANMQVFRTADTLNQVLRDIESFEARYKNISVQDKGKRFNLDLLEAVELGFLLELAKVMTVAALHREESRGGHFREDFPERDDEKFMKHSMAYKDDHAPADGSAESIAGIRLATKPVVFTRYEPMVRKY
- a CDS encoding succinate dehydrogenase hydrophobic membrane anchor subunit, producing MTATIDSPRSGKISPRYRRSGGSKGNFEMLAWLFMRLSGVVLVVLIFGHLFVNLLVGEGIHAIDFGFVAGKWADPFWQIWDLAMLWLAMLHGTNGVRTIINDYAEKDSTRLWLKIVLYAATAVIIVLGTLVIFTFNPCPVVNGVPLPGGFCPA
- the sdhC gene encoding succinate dehydrogenase, cytochrome b556 subunit, encoding MPTKPAGTLYRGREGQWSWVGHRITGVVIFFFLLVHVLDTSLVRVSPEAYTAVIGAYKNPLMALGETGLVAAIVFHAFNGLRIIAVDFWKKGAKYQRQMLWTVLALWVVVMVGFSIRHLSLALGGH
- a CDS encoding mannose-1-phosphate guanylyltransferase; this encodes MSTDQVTSPASPLDRFIAVIPAGGVGTRLWPLSRAAAPKFLHDLTGSGSTLLRATYDRLEPLAGRRVLVVTGTAHRAAVCRQLPEVQDADLVLESEPKDSGAAIGLAAAILHERDPDTIMGSFAADQVISPDNLFQAAVREAIYTAAAGKIVTIGIKPTHPSTGFGYIRAGQELHIEGAPSAQAVVEFVEKPDEEVAQQYVDSGEYVWNAGMFVAPVALMLKHLEANQPELFKGLLEIAQAWDTPDRDAVTARVWPTLPKIAIDYAVAEPAAAAGDVAVVPGTFGWDDVGDFASVGRLNSAREVDDVTVIGEGARVFTENASGVVVSDTKRVIALIGIKDVVIVDTGDALLVTTKEHAQRVKGAVDALKASGDTDVL